The following proteins come from a genomic window of Flavobacterium eburneipallidum:
- a CDS encoding amidohydrolase family protein, whose protein sequence is MSKRIDSHQHFWQFDPVRDSWIDESMQRIQRDFLPQDLLPVLEKNNFKGCVAVQADQTEEQTHFLLDLAKQNDFIKGVVGWVDLLNENIADRLDFFSTEKKLKGFRHVVQGEADDFMLRDDFRRGIAALKTHNYTYDILVFHRQLPAAIDLANRFPDQAFVLDHIAKPDIKSGEIQSWKQNIIELSKAENVMCKISGMVTEANWKTWTPDDLKPYLDVVFENFTPEKLMFGSDWPVCLVASEYELVVKTLENYISQLPIDQQEMIWFKNAERFYGL, encoded by the coding sequence ATGTCAAAACGAATTGATTCTCATCAGCATTTTTGGCAATTTGATCCCGTTCGAGATAGTTGGATTGACGAAAGTATGCAAAGAATTCAAAGGGATTTTTTGCCTCAAGATCTTTTACCTGTTTTAGAAAAAAACAACTTTAAAGGCTGTGTTGCGGTTCAAGCGGATCAAACCGAGGAACAAACTCATTTCTTATTAGATTTAGCCAAGCAAAATGATTTCATCAAAGGAGTTGTAGGTTGGGTCGATTTATTGAATGAAAATATTGCCGACCGATTAGATTTCTTTTCTACCGAAAAAAAACTAAAAGGTTTCCGACACGTAGTACAAGGCGAAGCAGATGATTTTATGCTTCGGGATGATTTTAGACGAGGAATTGCCGCTTTGAAAACGCATAATTATACGTATGATATTCTAGTTTTTCATCGTCAATTGCCCGCTGCTATTGATTTGGCAAATCGTTTTCCTGACCAAGCTTTTGTTTTGGATCATATTGCTAAACCCGATATTAAATCAGGCGAAATTCAATCTTGGAAACAGAATATCATAGAATTGTCGAAAGCCGAAAATGTAATGTGCAAAATTTCTGGAATGGTCACCGAAGCTAATTGGAAAACATGGACGCCCGATGATTTAAAACCCTATCTGGATGTGGTTTTCGAAAACTTCACTCCCGAAAAGCTTATGTTTGGTTCCGATTGGCCCGTTTGCTTGGTCGCTTCTGAATATGAATTGGTGGTAAAAACCCTCGAAAATTATATTTCACAATTACCGATTGACCAGCAAGAAATGATTTGGTTTAAAAATGCAGAACGGTTTTATGGACTTTAA
- a CDS encoding MmcQ/YjbR family DNA-binding protein: MNLESFYEYCLSKKGVTEHFPFDQDTLVFKVGGKMFALSSLLQWEKGKPSVNLKCNPDYALELRAQYDDVQPAFHMSKVHWNTVAINSDVSDKFVKELIDDSYNLVFKSLIKKIQSEILQLKN, encoded by the coding sequence ATGAATTTAGAAAGTTTTTACGAATATTGTTTGTCCAAAAAAGGCGTAACCGAACATTTTCCGTTCGATCAAGATACTTTGGTGTTTAAAGTGGGTGGAAAAATGTTTGCATTATCTTCATTATTACAATGGGAAAAAGGGAAACCTTCTGTTAACTTGAAATGCAATCCTGATTATGCCCTGGAATTACGCGCGCAATATGACGATGTCCAGCCGGCTTTTCACATGAGCAAGGTGCATTGGAACACCGTTGCCATCAACAGCGATGTTTCGGATAAATTTGTAAAGGAATTGATTGATGATTCTTATAATTTGGTTTTCAAAAGTTTAATCAAAAAAATCCAAAGCGAAATTCTGCAATTAAAAAATTAG
- a CDS encoding GNAT family N-acetyltransferase produces the protein MITVSTDKTKLDVPFIQNFLKDIYWAAGRTIEEVQICIDSSVCLGIYLDEVQIGFARVITDYVVFGYVMDVFITEEERGKGYSSILIEAMLEEPVLKNIKIWRLATSDAHYLYEKFGFKTLAHPEKMMEKILL, from the coding sequence ATGATTACCGTTTCAACAGATAAAACTAAACTTGATGTTCCTTTCATCCAAAACTTTTTGAAGGATATTTATTGGGCAGCTGGAAGAACTATTGAAGAAGTGCAAATTTGTATTGACAGCTCGGTTTGCTTAGGGATTTATTTAGATGAAGTTCAAATTGGTTTTGCTAGAGTGATTACTGATTATGTGGTTTTTGGGTATGTAATGGATGTTTTTATTACCGAAGAAGAAAGAGGGAAAGGTTATTCGTCTATTTTAATTGAAGCAATGTTGGAAGAACCTGTTTTGAAAAATATTAAGATATGGCGATTGGCAACTTCGGATGCTCATTACTTATATGAAAAGTTTGGTTTTAAAACATTGGCTCACCCAGAAAAAATGATGGAAAAAATACTACTATGA
- a CDS encoding zinc-binding alcohol dehydrogenase family protein, whose amino-acid sequence MKYIVCEKPQEFLIKEKEMPVRKEGEVLLKIRKIGVCGTDIHAFGGTQPFFEYPRILGHELAAEYIEGEAPGFKKGDKVTFIPYFHCGKCIACTNGLTNCCANIKVFGVHIDGGMAEYISVPEQYLLHGQGLDYDQLALVEPLAIAAHGVRRAAVTAKDTVLVMGVGPIGIGLINFAKIAGAKVIAMDINQYRLNFCKEELGADEIINPMTEDVVEKLKEYTNGNMPTVVIDATGNRNVMNSAFNYISHGGRFVLVGLQKGELAFSHPEFHKRESTLMSSRNATTEDFEYVIECLKAGKIDPSKYITHRANFEDMIGEFGKWIDPKNNVIKALIELD is encoded by the coding sequence ATGAAATATATCGTTTGTGAAAAACCACAAGAGTTTTTGATCAAAGAAAAAGAAATGCCTGTTCGAAAAGAAGGCGAAGTATTGTTGAAAATTCGAAAAATTGGAGTTTGCGGTACTGATATTCATGCTTTTGGAGGAACTCAACCTTTTTTTGAATATCCTAGAATTTTAGGGCACGAATTAGCAGCAGAATACATTGAAGGTGAAGCTCCTGGATTCAAAAAAGGCGACAAAGTAACTTTTATTCCTTATTTTCACTGCGGAAAATGTATCGCTTGTACCAATGGTTTGACTAATTGTTGTGCTAATATCAAAGTTTTCGGCGTACATATTGATGGCGGAATGGCAGAATACATTAGCGTTCCTGAACAATATTTACTGCACGGACAAGGATTAGATTACGACCAATTAGCACTAGTAGAACCTCTGGCTATTGCAGCACACGGAGTTCGCAGAGCAGCTGTGACTGCAAAAGATACCGTTCTAGTTATGGGAGTTGGACCAATTGGAATTGGATTAATCAATTTTGCAAAAATAGCTGGTGCGAAAGTAATAGCGATGGATATTAATCAATACCGATTGAATTTCTGTAAAGAGGAATTGGGTGCGGATGAAATTATCAATCCAATGACGGAAGACGTAGTCGAAAAACTAAAGGAATACACCAACGGAAATATGCCTACAGTTGTCATTGACGCTACAGGAAATAGAAATGTCATGAATAGCGCTTTCAATTATATTTCACACGGTGGACGTTTCGTATTGGTAGGATTGCAAAAAGGAGAATTAGCCTTTAGTCATCCTGAATTTCACAAACGCGAATCGACATTGATGAGTAGTAGAAATGCCACTACCGAAGATTTCGAATACGTAATCGAATGCTTGAAAGCGGGTAAAATAGACCCAAGCAAATACATTACTCACAGAGCAAATTTTGAAGATATGATTGGCGAATTCGGCAAATGGATTGACCCAAAAAATAATGTTATCAAGGCACTTATTGAATTAGACTAA
- a CDS encoding PH domain-containing protein, protein MIDNIKKFLNEEQDPKAIEKITSKLNDLLMKNEEIGYIAVQKKPAITVFPDSIVVTNKRIIICQPKNMGLSMNFTDFTWDEIEGTFMKENILGSEFSFSTKTQIQVSIDYIPKIQARKISTYAKEQLDLLKNPVVAEEVKVEIPTYIPEEIVEEMETEEVVNYAEIIPAISSYSEPVVESSNASTEKATNELTQDELFAKLQNYKKLLDNGLILQGEYDALKKEILSLM, encoded by the coding sequence ATGATTGACAATATAAAAAAGTTCTTGAACGAAGAACAAGACCCAAAAGCCATCGAGAAAATCACTTCAAAATTGAATGATTTATTGATGAAAAATGAAGAAATTGGTTATATCGCCGTGCAGAAAAAACCAGCGATTACTGTTTTTCCAGATAGTATTGTGGTTACCAATAAAAGAATTATTATTTGCCAACCCAAAAACATGGGACTTTCGATGAATTTCACCGATTTTACTTGGGATGAAATCGAAGGAACTTTTATGAAAGAAAATATTTTGGGTTCCGAATTTTCGTTTTCGACCAAAACACAGATTCAAGTTTCCATTGATTACATTCCAAAAATTCAGGCCAGAAAGATTTCTACTTATGCCAAAGAACAATTGGATTTGTTGAAAAATCCTGTTGTTGCCGAAGAAGTAAAAGTTGAAATTCCAACTTATATTCCTGAAGAAATTGTGGAAGAAATGGAAACGGAAGAGGTAGTAAATTATGCCGAAATTATTCCAGCTATTTCTAGTTATTCAGAACCTGTTGTAGAAAGTTCAAACGCTTCAACTGAAAAAGCAACTAACGAATTAACACAAGACGAACTTTTTGCCAAACTTCAAAACTATAAAAAACTACTTGACAACGGATTGATTTTACAAGGCGAATATGACGCTTTGAAAAAAGAGATTTTGAGTTTGATGTAA
- a CDS encoding SDR family oxidoreductase encodes MDLGLKGKIIVVSGSAGKAGSIGETIINRLADEGAIPVLVDRNDRGHEYVANLQKRGIDAFFAQTNVTDPVQIENAVQKIVAKYGRIDAVINNVGVNDGAGLDASYEEFMESLKLNVVSYFLLTKYALPYLKESKGNILNVGSKVALTGQGGTSGYAAAKGGVLGLTREWAVDLIQYGIRSNALIIAESYTPAYEDWIKTLADGEATLAKINKSIPFEARMTKTVELADTVLFIISERSSHTTGQFVFVDGGYVHLDRSLINDLG; translated from the coding sequence ATGGATTTAGGATTAAAAGGAAAAATTATAGTGGTTTCGGGTTCTGCAGGAAAAGCAGGAAGTATTGGAGAAACCATCATCAACAGACTGGCAGACGAAGGAGCAATTCCTGTTTTGGTCGATAGAAATGACCGTGGACACGAATATGTTGCCAATCTTCAAAAAAGAGGAATCGATGCTTTTTTTGCACAAACCAATGTTACTGACCCTGTTCAAATAGAAAATGCAGTACAAAAAATAGTGGCTAAATACGGAAGAATTGATGCCGTTATTAATAATGTTGGTGTAAACGATGGCGCAGGTCTTGACGCTTCTTACGAGGAATTTATGGAATCGCTAAAACTAAATGTGGTTAGCTATTTCTTGTTGACCAAATACGCATTGCCATATCTAAAAGAATCCAAAGGAAATATATTAAATGTTGGTTCTAAAGTAGCCTTAACTGGTCAAGGAGGAACTTCTGGTTATGCTGCTGCCAAAGGCGGTGTTTTAGGCTTAACCAGAGAATGGGCGGTCGATTTGATTCAATATGGAATCCGTTCGAATGCGTTAATCATTGCCGAAAGTTATACTCCAGCCTACGAAGATTGGATTAAAACCTTGGCTGATGGCGAAGCGACTTTGGCAAAAATCAACAAAAGTATTCCGTTTGAAGCTAGAATGACTAAAACGGTAGAACTTGCTGACACGGTTCTTTTCATCATTTCCGAACGTTCTTCACACACTACAGGGCAATTTGTTTTTGTAGATGGTGGATATGTTCATTTGGATCGTTCTTTAATTAATGATTTAGGTTAA
- a CDS encoding helix-turn-helix domain-containing protein: MKFKSKILTHQEPIITIETADLFNPASTFLEEKINIQNGKREEITSKNLISDGIVILDTQMRFSTPQTIESEITGESIVMNFICCNNVEAIIDHVESEKFTTENTHNILYASNFNASFEIPAFEDINYLSIVLSLDYYQELINENWNLHPNFSATISQKKSSYLAPKSVPFNPAIQWIIHEIKSCKYKGAIQKMYLDAKIKELLILQLEALLEKSQKKNITIQDEDYHKLLEAKSILEANFTNAPTLPELSRMVSLNEFKLKKGFKSCFDTTIKGYVTQLRMEYAKTLFQNKESNVGEVAYKCGYKDVSHFSAAFKFFYGFTPISFRKINLGAKLYFLYWDFLEVLSVDVLSLDVCMI; encoded by the coding sequence TTGAAATTCAAATCGAAAATACTGACTCATCAAGAACCTATAATTACTATAGAAACTGCTGATTTGTTTAATCCAGCAAGTACTTTTTTAGAAGAAAAAATCAATATTCAAAATGGAAAAAGAGAAGAAATCACAAGTAAAAATTTAATTTCAGATGGTATAGTAATTCTAGATACTCAAATGCGATTTTCAACGCCACAAACTATTGAATCGGAAATAACAGGCGAATCTATTGTAATGAATTTTATTTGTTGCAACAATGTTGAAGCTATTATTGATCATGTAGAAAGCGAAAAATTTACAACAGAGAATACTCATAATATTCTGTACGCATCTAATTTTAATGCTTCATTCGAAATTCCTGCTTTTGAAGACATAAATTATTTATCGATTGTTTTGTCATTGGATTATTATCAGGAATTAATTAATGAAAATTGGAATCTTCATCCAAATTTCTCTGCAACTATTAGTCAAAAAAAATCCAGCTATTTAGCACCAAAATCTGTTCCTTTTAACCCCGCCATTCAATGGATTATTCACGAAATCAAAAGTTGCAAATACAAAGGAGCAATCCAAAAAATGTATTTAGATGCTAAAATAAAAGAACTTTTAATTCTACAACTGGAAGCCTTACTAGAAAAGTCTCAAAAGAAAAATATAACAATTCAAGATGAAGATTACCATAAATTATTAGAAGCCAAATCAATTCTTGAAGCCAATTTTACCAATGCACCCACACTTCCCGAACTTTCTAGAATGGTTTCTCTAAATGAGTTTAAATTAAAAAAAGGGTTTAAATCCTGTTTTGACACGACTATAAAAGGCTATGTAACCCAACTCCGAATGGAATATGCCAAAACTTTATTCCAAAATAAAGAATCCAATGTAGGCGAAGTCGCTTATAAATGTGGTTACAAAGATGTTTCACATTTTTCGGCTGCCTTTAAATTTTTCTACGGATTTACACCCATCAGTTTTCGAAAAATCAATTTAGGTGCAAAATTATATTTCTTGTATTGGGATTTTTTAGAGGTACTTTCGGTGGACGTACTTTCCCTAGATGTTTGTATGATTTAA
- a CDS encoding ABC transporter ATP-binding protein: MLKRLVDIVSKAGYTEKGEELVNTVIIAGAISVGYACVRSISGYFSELQSTKVNHFVDRKIHAHTLSLDYSFYENPEYLDVLKRAREAGMDKPYAVVSCVFDMAKNAIMMASVSYILISIDWLLLPLLTLFVLPILISKIFFSNKDFQLYLKNTGLERQAYYLSSLITVDTFAKEMRTFLLGDYIFSKYIKIKDSLIDEQLALSRKRTINELMTTGMATTAFFSVTTYILFGTLSGKTSVGDVAVFLVIFPQSYTIMQALVSAITNLYHNNMYVSNIFKLFDLEPSVENRTSLESFNEEEENGELIIDNVSFQYPSSKEFAIQNVSLKIPAGKIVALVGLNGAGKTTLIKLMCKLYEPTQGAIFFGGHDIKNYSSSQYRKKISVVFQDFVKYNLTVNENIWFGNIHHEPSYEAITKAAINAGAANFIDDFPNKYDTVLGKLFDDGHEISIGQWQKIAIARAFYGDSDLVILDEATSALDAIAEAELFKSFRSRIGNRSALVISHRLSTIKQADFIYVLSNKGITESGTHEELIKLKGKYASLYESDSEL; the protein is encoded by the coding sequence ATGTTAAAGCGTCTCGTAGATATTGTATCAAAAGCTGGTTACACAGAAAAAGGAGAAGAACTAGTAAATACGGTAATAATTGCTGGTGCAATCTCTGTAGGTTATGCTTGTGTAAGAAGTATTTCTGGATACTTTAGCGAATTACAATCTACTAAAGTGAATCATTTTGTAGATAGAAAAATACACGCACATACACTTTCTCTTGATTATAGTTTTTATGAAAATCCAGAATATCTTGATGTTTTAAAAAGAGCTCGCGAAGCAGGGATGGACAAGCCTTATGCAGTTGTTAGTTGCGTATTTGATATGGCAAAAAATGCTATTATGATGGCATCGGTAAGCTATATTTTAATATCTATAGATTGGTTGTTGCTTCCATTACTAACACTTTTTGTCTTACCAATTTTAATTAGTAAAATATTTTTCTCTAATAAAGACTTTCAACTATATCTTAAAAATACTGGATTAGAGCGACAAGCTTATTATTTGAGCTCATTGATTACTGTTGACACATTTGCCAAAGAGATGCGTACATTCTTATTAGGTGATTATATTTTTTCAAAATATATAAAGATTAAAGATTCATTGATTGATGAGCAACTGGCATTAAGTCGCAAAAGAACTATTAATGAATTGATGACTACGGGTATGGCAACAACCGCCTTCTTTAGTGTTACAACTTATATTCTTTTCGGAACATTAAGTGGTAAAACTAGCGTAGGAGATGTAGCAGTTTTTCTCGTTATCTTCCCACAATCCTACACCATTATGCAAGCTCTTGTGTCGGCTATTACTAATTTGTATCACAACAATATGTATGTTTCCAATATCTTTAAACTTTTTGATTTGGAGCCATCAGTAGAAAACAGGACATCTTTAGAATCGTTTAACGAAGAAGAAGAAAATGGAGAATTGATAATTGACAATGTTTCATTTCAATATCCGTCTAGTAAAGAATTTGCAATTCAAAATGTTTCACTCAAAATACCAGCTGGAAAAATTGTTGCTCTAGTAGGTTTGAACGGAGCAGGTAAAACTACATTAATTAAATTGATGTGTAAGCTTTATGAACCTACACAAGGAGCCATATTTTTTGGCGGACATGATATTAAAAACTATAGTTCTTCTCAATACAGAAAAAAAATAAGTGTTGTTTTTCAGGATTTTGTAAAATACAATTTAACTGTAAATGAAAATATTTGGTTCGGAAACATTCACCACGAGCCATCCTATGAGGCTATAACCAAAGCTGCCATTAATGCTGGAGCGGCTAATTTTATTGATGATTTCCCTAATAAATATGATACTGTTCTGGGTAAATTATTTGATGATGGTCATGAAATAAGTATTGGACAATGGCAAAAAATTGCTATTGCAAGAGCATTTTACGGCGACTCTGATCTTGTTATTTTAGACGAAGCCACCAGTGCTCTTGATGCAATAGCCGAAGCAGAATTGTTTAAATCATTTCGCTCTAGAATAGGAAATAGATCGGCATTAGTCATTAGTCATCGTTTATCTACAATTAAACAAGCGGACTTTATATATGTACTTTCAAACAAAGGAATTACCGAATCAGGTACTCACGAAGAACTTATTAAACTAAAAGGAAAATATGCTTCACTTTATGAAAGTGATTCAGAATTATAA
- a CDS encoding TonB-dependent receptor, with amino-acid sequence MFQKYSFSILFFLLVISVFAQQSLPKVKTTKTEKKIKKDSLVESLKNVEIKGKSKKKKLETSGFAVAIIETKEASLRNLTTNELLDRSVGVRVRQNGGIGSNVEYNLNGMSGSAIGIFIDGIEASTFGSSFNLNNIPPSMIERIEVYKGILPSHLTGDYVGGAINVVLKKDVSQNNATAAVSYGSFNTFQSDLSATYRDKKTGLSFRGSGFYTYTDNSFETWGRSTTYVNHLQQITRPYRAKRFNNDYESVGGRAEVGFADTKWADQFFIGYNGSSNYTEIPHGTTMAVPYVGRFNETKAHALILNYNKRNFLVKDLSLNINAVRSYRTTYLQDTVGYAYNWDGTVREIIEFGERVPLKTLQGGQQGPKLITNTERKITNARSNLGYMIANGHRISLNHKYESTDRKDEDLLNPTLRDLATKSIVSKNIISMNYEAETFNKKLRTNILGKYTNNRTDQTRFEIVDNQGVSSIVQKDTTRTNYNFGYGATVSYNVISSLFIIASTENSYIMPTETQLFGAPEINIQPNLGLDPEKNINYNLGFRYGAIDFGKHKLTFYANAFWRNGFDKITQQVVNEAEIEEEADADIQTTRYINLGKTQSRGFEAEIIYVYNNKLNASFNISKFNNLFKLELDDNGNAHSLFGLQVPNEPYFTMNANFQYRFNDVFQKKSILNAYYNAGFVGEYYIVWGQPEWSLTPRQFTHDLGASYRFPSKKLVASIDVKNLFNAEIYDNFAIQKPGRGIYFKLNYTFSKFL; translated from the coding sequence ATGTTTCAAAAATATAGCTTCTCGATTCTATTTTTTTTACTGGTAATTTCTGTGTTTGCACAGCAAAGTCTGCCTAAAGTAAAAACTACCAAAACTGAAAAAAAAATTAAAAAAGACAGTTTAGTCGAATCTTTAAAAAATGTTGAAATAAAAGGAAAATCAAAAAAGAAGAAATTAGAAACCAGTGGTTTTGCAGTTGCTATTATAGAAACCAAAGAAGCATCATTACGAAATTTGACCACCAATGAATTACTAGACCGCTCTGTTGGTGTTCGAGTAAGACAAAATGGAGGAATAGGCTCGAATGTGGAGTATAACCTGAACGGAATGTCTGGAAGTGCCATTGGAATTTTTATTGATGGAATTGAGGCTTCTACTTTCGGTTCTTCTTTCAATTTGAATAACATACCGCCTTCTATGATTGAGCGTATCGAGGTGTACAAAGGGATTTTGCCTTCGCATTTAACCGGTGATTATGTGGGTGGAGCTATCAATGTGGTATTGAAAAAAGATGTCTCTCAAAATAATGCTACTGCGGCAGTTTCTTATGGTTCTTTCAATACTTTTCAATCGGATTTAAGCGCAACTTATCGTGATAAAAAAACGGGACTTTCTTTTAGAGGCTCTGGTTTTTATACTTACACCGACAATAGTTTTGAAACTTGGGGACGATCAACGACTTATGTGAATCATTTGCAACAAATCACCAGACCTTATCGAGCCAAGCGTTTTAATAATGATTATGAATCGGTTGGAGGTCGAGCCGAAGTTGGTTTTGCCGATACCAAATGGGCAGATCAGTTTTTTATTGGCTATAATGGTTCTAGCAATTACACCGAAATCCCGCACGGAACCACTATGGCTGTACCTTATGTAGGACGATTCAATGAAACCAAAGCTCATGCTTTAATACTCAATTACAACAAAAGAAATTTTCTAGTAAAAGATTTGTCATTAAATATTAATGCGGTACGAAGCTATCGTACTACCTATTTGCAAGATACCGTTGGATATGCTTATAACTGGGACGGTACCGTTAGAGAAATTATTGAGTTTGGAGAAAGAGTACCCCTTAAAACATTGCAAGGCGGACAGCAAGGACCAAAATTAATTACGAATACCGAAAGAAAAATCACTAACGCACGATCTAATTTGGGTTATATGATTGCTAATGGACATCGTATTTCGTTGAATCATAAATATGAATCGACCGATAGAAAAGATGAAGATTTATTGAATCCAACTTTAAGAGATTTGGCTACAAAAAGTATTGTTTCAAAGAATATTATTTCGATGAATTATGAAGCTGAAACTTTCAATAAAAAGTTAAGAACCAATATTTTAGGAAAGTACACCAACAATCGAACTGATCAAACACGATTTGAAATAGTGGATAATCAAGGAGTAAGCTCAATTGTTCAAAAAGACACCACAAGAACGAATTATAATTTTGGTTACGGAGCAACAGTATCTTACAATGTTATTTCAAGCCTTTTTATTATTGCATCCACAGAGAACTCTTATATTATGCCTACAGAAACTCAATTGTTTGGAGCTCCTGAAATTAACATTCAACCGAACCTTGGATTAGATCCAGAAAAAAACATCAATTATAATTTAGGATTCCGTTATGGCGCAATAGATTTTGGGAAACACAAATTAACCTTCTATGCCAATGCTTTTTGGCGCAATGGATTCGACAAAATCACACAACAAGTTGTAAATGAGGCAGAAATTGAGGAAGAAGCTGATGCTGATATTCAAACTACTCGATATATCAATCTTGGCAAAACACAATCTCGTGGTTTTGAAGCAGAAATTATCTATGTCTATAATAATAAATTGAATGCTTCCTTTAATATTTCCAAATTCAACAACCTGTTCAAACTAGAACTTGACGATAATGGCAACGCACACAGTTTGTTTGGTCTTCAAGTGCCTAACGAACCTTATTTTACGATGAATGCTAATTTTCAATATCGCTTTAATGATGTTTTTCAAAAGAAATCCATACTTAACGCTTATTATAATGCAGGATTTGTAGGCGAATATTACATTGTTTGGGGACAACCTGAATGGTCATTAACTCCAAGACAATTTACCCATGATTTGGGTGCGAGTTATCGTTTTCCATCCAAAAAACTAGTAGCTAGTATAGATGTAAAAAACCTGTTTAACGCAGAAATTTATGACAATTTTGCCATACAAAAACCAGGTAGAGGAATCTACTTCAAATTGAATTACACCTTTAGTAAATTTTTATAA